A portion of the Anthonomus grandis grandis chromosome 7, icAntGran1.3, whole genome shotgun sequence genome contains these proteins:
- the LOC126738809 gene encoding uncharacterized protein LOC126738809: protein MRQIDSEGNVHVNLLCAKSKVCPLKVLSVPRLETCAALLLSNLMHFVITNSPIKFDRIYAWSDSSVALYWIKSHPSRLKTFVANRVQQIQDRIPPNRWFHISGVGNPADCLSRSLLPKQLLDHPLWFNGPPWLKLSHELWPTPLEFDPKDNPIALQEERKVTCNLTIPENSCVVIRLLERFSSLKTVQHIVAYCIRFRDKGLKKRSLPLSQGLSADEIYQATCIIVKSVQDKVFVEEIKCLKTNLATPKPFRKLAPFLDSHGVVRVGGRLRHSDLPFDAKHPMLLPRDHRLTSLIIEMFHKDHGHPGPRLLQYLLRQQFWILSIGRAVNSVLSQCFRCHRVKPIPFSPFMSDIPKVRISQVKPFSQCGVDYMGPIPLTMSRRRGVQSQKGYICLFVCMVTKALHLEVASDLSSECFLAAFRRFVSRRGRCSDMYSDQGTNFVGASRMLLSYLQGSAETLHIQWHFNPPSAPHFGGLWEAGVKSVKAHLARVIGQQVLSFEEMSTVLAQCEAILNSRPLCEMSSNPNDLECLTPGHFLTMEALTAPPDEALIDIPFHRLKRWQLIQQLHQSFWKRWSLEYLNRLQQRNKWTLPDRCPKVGSLVVIKDNNQPPLNWLIGRLERIYSSPDNVPRVVQIRTTKGLLDRPLIKEFCYGNPYQV, encoded by the exons ATGAGACAAATTGATTCTGAAGGTAACGTACATGTAAATTTACTATGCGCAAAAAGTAAGGTGTGTCCTTTAAAGGTTCTATCCGTTCCCCGATTGGAGACATGTGCAGCCTTGCTTCTTTCCAATTTGATGCATTTTGTGATTACCAATTCtcccattaaatttgacagaatCTATGCTTGGTCTGACTCCAGTGTAGCCTTGTATTGGATTAAAAGTCATCCTTCCCGGCTTAAGACTTTTGTAGCCAATCGTGTTCAGCAGATCCAAGATAGAATTCCTCCCAATAGGTGGTTTCACATCAGTGGTGTAGGAAACCCTGCTGATTGCCTTTCTCGTAGTTTGTTGCCCAAGCAATTGCTTGACCATCCGTTATGGTTCAATGGCCCCCCATGGTTAAAGTTGTCTCACGAACTCTGGCCAACCCCTTTAGAGTTCGATCCAAAGGATAATCCGATTGCGCTTCAAGAAGAACGCAAAGTTACTTGTAATTTAACCATACCAGAAAATTCATGTGTTGTAATTAGGCTGCTTGAGCGGTTTTCTTCCTTAAAAACTGTTCAACACATCGTAGCATATTGTATACGGTTCCGGGACAAAGGTCTAAAGAAAAGATCACTTCCCTTATCCCAAGGTTTAAGTGCTGATGAGATATATCAAGCTACTTGTATCATTGTTAAATCTGTCCAAGACAAAGTCTTTGTTGAGGaaattaaatgcctaaaaaCCAATTTAGCTACCCCTAAACCCTTTAGAAAACTTGCCCCGTTTTTGGACTCCCATGGAGTCGTCAGGGTGGGCGGACGTTTGCGCCATTCTGATTTACCATTTGATGCCAAGCATCCTATGCTTCTTCCCAGAGATCATCGATTGACCTCgttaattattgaaatgtttcATAAAGATCATGGCCATCCTGGTCCCCGTCTTTTACAATATCTTTTAAGACAGCAATTTTGGATCTTATCTATTGGTAGAGCCGTAAATTCTGTCCTATCCCAATGTTTTAGATGTCATAGAGTGAAACCAATTCCGTTTTCCCCCTTCATGAGTGATATACCCAAAGTTCGTATTTCCCAAGTTAAACCATTTTCACAGTGTGGAGTGGATTATATGGGCCCCATACCACTTACCATGTCTAGGCGTAGAGGTGTTCAAAGCCAAAAGGGCTATATATGTCTGTTTGTGTGCATGGTTACCAAAGCCCTACACCTTGAAGTAGCGTCCGATTTGTCCTCTGAATGCTTTTTAGCGGCATTTAGACGCTTTGTTTCACGTCGTGGCAGATGCTCTGATATGTACAGTGACCAAGGCACCAATTTTGTAGGTGCTTCCCGAATGCTTTTGTCCTATCTGCAGGGTTCGGCAGAAACGTTGCATATTCAATGGCACTTTAATCCGCCTTCCGCACCACACTTCGGAGGCCTGTGGGAGGCAGGTGTTAAATCGGTTAAAGCGCATCTTGCGAGAGTGATAGGTCAACAAGTATTATCCTTTGAGGAAATGTCCACTGTTTTGGCGCAATGTGAAGCCATTTTGAATTCCAGACCCCTCTGTGAGATGAGTTCCAACCCCAATGATTTAGAGTGTCTGACTCCTGGTCATTTCCTGACCATGGAAGCTCTTACCGCTCCTCCTGATGAGGCACTAATCGATATCCCTTTTCATCGACTGAAACGTTGGCAATTGATTCAGCAATTGCACCAAAGCTTCTGGAAACGTTGGTCTTTGGAATACCTAAATCGATTGCAACAACGCAATAAATGGACTCTCCCTGACCGTTGTCCAAAAGTTGGCTCTCTTGTCGTAATCAAAGACAATAACCAACCCCCTCTTAATTGGCTTATTGGTAGGCTGGAAAGGATTTACTCCAGTCCCGATAACGTTCCCAGAGTTGTGCAAATTCGTACAACGAAAGGACTATTGGACCGACCTCTAATAAAG gAGTTTTGCTATGGAAATCCTTATCAGGTGTGA